One window from the genome of Phycisphaerales bacterium encodes:
- a CDS encoding DEAD/DEAH box helicase — MSETITSLLAPDGPIARRISGFEARPQQTEMARAVEHTLATRGHLLVEAGTGVGKSFAYLLPAIQRAVAARERIVIATNTISLQEQLMEKDIPLLQAALPEEFTAVLVKGRGNYLSIRRLKLASERQKTLFPDRTQLDDLHMIEDWAYETNDGTLATLPQLARPDIWDRVQSDADNCMGRRCPTYRKCFFQSARRRMEAANILVCNHALFFSDLALRSQGVGFLPRYDHVIFDEAHNIEDVASEHFGLSLTEGRVVHLLNALYADRRSRAQTRPRGFLASLELEDGDDEAINQALNAVSRCRAAMRAWFDNWIAYYEHRRGSQQAVRLHEPNLVENLLSPVATELSLRLRRLKECAKREEDKFELNSYMQRSSAIAGDAAALTEQALGGCVYWVEVGARSEHRASRRVSLSCSPVEVGPVLREHLFESEAKAQAAGGDDETFDGAPFDNEDAPPAPPSAPPASQGNVAKRPSIILTSATLTTGRGDFSHLRNRLGCDDAEELQLGSPFDYARQVKVIIERDLPDPGDGSYIDRLVPRILHHLRATDGGAFVLFTSFAMLNHVADRLLVECRETGVEEFPLLIHGQDGPRGLLLKRFREDERSVLLGTASFWQGVDVRGRNLRNVIITRLPFDVPDRPLIEARLERIKQRGGNPFMEDSLPRAVIRFKQGFGRLIRSTTDTGRFVVLDSRVVTKFYGRKFLDALPEGVVVEVEEEE; from the coding sequence CTCGTCGAGGCGGGTACTGGCGTGGGCAAGAGCTTCGCCTACCTGCTGCCGGCCATTCAGCGCGCCGTCGCCGCACGCGAGCGCATCGTCATCGCGACCAACACCATCAGTCTGCAGGAGCAGTTGATGGAAAAGGACATCCCGCTGCTCCAGGCGGCGCTGCCCGAGGAGTTCACCGCCGTGCTCGTCAAGGGTCGCGGCAATTACCTCTCGATCCGCCGCCTCAAACTCGCCAGCGAGCGGCAGAAGACGCTCTTTCCCGATCGCACCCAGCTCGATGACCTGCACATGATCGAAGACTGGGCGTATGAAACCAACGACGGCACACTGGCCACGCTGCCGCAACTGGCCCGGCCGGACATCTGGGATCGCGTGCAGTCCGACGCGGACAACTGCATGGGCCGGCGCTGCCCGACCTATCGCAAGTGCTTTTTCCAGAGCGCCCGGCGGCGCATGGAGGCAGCCAACATCCTCGTGTGCAACCACGCGCTGTTCTTCTCCGACCTCGCGCTGCGCAGCCAGGGCGTGGGCTTCCTGCCGCGTTACGACCACGTCATCTTCGACGAAGCACACAACATTGAAGACGTCGCATCCGAACACTTCGGCCTGTCGCTCACCGAGGGTCGCGTGGTGCATCTGCTCAACGCGCTCTACGCCGATCGGCGCAGCAGGGCGCAGACCCGGCCGCGCGGCTTTCTGGCCTCGCTCGAACTCGAAGATGGCGATGACGAGGCCATCAACCAGGCGCTCAACGCCGTGAGCCGGTGCCGGGCCGCCATGCGCGCCTGGTTTGACAACTGGATTGCGTATTACGAGCACAGGCGCGGCAGCCAGCAGGCCGTGCGCCTGCACGAGCCGAATCTTGTCGAGAATCTTCTCAGCCCCGTCGCGACGGAACTTTCGCTGCGCCTGCGCCGGCTCAAGGAGTGCGCCAAGCGCGAGGAAGACAAGTTCGAACTCAACTCGTACATGCAGCGGTCCTCGGCTATCGCCGGCGACGCCGCGGCGCTCACCGAGCAGGCGCTGGGCGGCTGCGTGTACTGGGTCGAAGTGGGGGCCCGCAGCGAGCATCGCGCTTCGCGCCGCGTGAGCCTGTCATGCTCGCCGGTGGAAGTGGGGCCCGTGCTGCGCGAGCATCTGTTTGAGTCTGAGGCGAAGGCGCAAGCGGCAGGCGGTGATGATGAGACATTCGACGGCGCGCCCTTTGATAATGAAGATGCGCCGCCCGCGCCGCCGTCCGCGCCGCCCGCATCGCAAGGCAACGTCGCCAAGCGCCCTTCGATCATCCTTACCAGCGCCACGCTCACGACCGGTCGCGGCGACTTCTCGCACCTGCGCAATCGCCTTGGCTGCGACGACGCCGAGGAACTGCAACTCGGCAGCCCCTTTGACTACGCCCGGCAGGTCAAGGTCATCATCGAGCGCGACCTGCCCGACCCCGGCGACGGCTCGTACATCGACCGGCTCGTGCCGCGCATCCTCCATCACCTCCGCGCCACCGACGGCGGGGCGTTCGTGCTCTTTACGAGTTTCGCGATGCTCAACCACGTGGCCGATCGCCTGCTCGTCGAGTGCCGCGAGACGGGCGTCGAGGAGTTTCCGCTGCTCATTCACGGCCAGGACGGGCCGCGCGGTCTGCTGCTCAAGCGCTTCCGCGAAGATGAGCGCAGCGTCTTGCTGGGCACGGCGAGCTTCTGGCAGGGCGTCGATGTGCGCGGCCGCAACCTGCGCAACGTCATCATCACCCGCCTGCCCTTTGATGTGCCCGACCGGCCGCTCATCGAAGCGCGGCTCGAGCGCATCAAGCAGCGGGGGGGCAACCCCTTCATGGAAGATTCGCTGCCGCGCGCTGTGATCCGCTTCAAGCAGGGCTTCGGCCGGCTGATCCGCTCGACGACCGACACGGGACGCTTCGTCGTGCTCGATTCGCGCGTGGTGACCAAGTTCTACGGCCGCAAGTTCCTCGATGCACTGCCTGAGGGCGTGGTGGTGGAGGTGGAGGAGGAGGAGTGA